A single Aspergillus puulaauensis MK2 DNA, chromosome 7, nearly complete sequence DNA region contains:
- a CDS encoding isovaleryl-CoA dehydrogenase (COG:I;~EggNog:ENOG410PFKB;~InterPro:IPR006091,IPR034183,IPR006089,IPR009075, IPR013786,IPR009100,IPR036250,IPR037069;~PFAM:PF02770,PF00441,PF02771,PF08028;~go_function: GO:0003995 - acyl-CoA dehydrogenase activity [Evidence IEA];~go_function: GO:0016627 - oxidoreductase activity, acting on the CH-CH group of donors [Evidence IEA];~go_function: GO:0050660 - flavin adenine dinucleotide binding [Evidence IEA];~go_process: GO:0055114 - oxidation-reduction process [Evidence IEA]), with amino-acid sequence MATTRLPLLFRSLPSRAPTRFTKPLFPAVRTLATTKHPKGFVPPSEDDLLELRERVQEFTRREIPEEVAAQTDAQNEFPADMWKKMGDAGFLGVTADEDYGGLGMGYQAHCVVMEEISRASGSIGLSYAAHSQLCVNQLSLNGTSEQKERFLHGLLSGEKIGALAMSEHSAGSDVVSMKTTAKEVDGGWVLNGTKMWITNGPDADYIVVYAKTEPEKGSKGITAFVVEKTFKGFSCARKLDKLGMRGSNTGELIFEDVFVPKENLLGEVNRGVKVLMEGLDLERLVLSAGPLGIMQAALDLALPYTHVRKQFGTPIAHNQLIQGKLADMYTKLAVSRAYTYATARQVDTFASLGSAAIRTQDCAGAILYAAERATECALDAIQLMGGSGYINEIPAGRLLRDAKLYEIGAGTSEIRRMVIGRAFNKEYAQ; translated from the exons ATGGCTACCACACGTTTACCCCTTCTGTTCCGCTCTCTTCCCTCAAGAGCCCCTACGAGATTCACCAAGCCCCTCTTCCCCGCCGTGCGGACTCTCGCAACAACCAAGCATCCGAAGGGGTTTGTGCCTCCATCAGAAGATGACTTATTAGAACTACGAGAAAGAGTCCAAGAATTTACTA GACGCGAAATTCCCGAAGAAGTCGCGGCGCAAACAGACGCCCAAAATGAATTTCCAGCGGATATGTGGAAGAAAATGGGTGATGCCGG GTTCCTCGGTGTCACAGCAGACGAAGACTATGGAGGCCTTGGTATGGGTTATCAAGCACATTGTGTGGTGATGGAGGAGATTAGCCGTGCTTCAG GCAGTATCGGTCTATCATACGCAGCGCACTCCCAGCTCTGTGTAAACCAACTTTCCTTGAACGGTACCTCAGAGCAAAAAGAACGATTCCTTCATGGGCTTCTATCTGGCGAGAAGATTGGTGCGCTGGCTATGTCTGAACATTCGGCTGGTTCCGACGTCGTCAGCATGAAGACTACGGCGAAAGAAGTCGATGGCGGATGGGTGTTGAACGGAACCAAAATGTGGATTACGAAT GGCCCGGATGCAGATTACATCGTCGTCTACGCCAAAACCGAGCCCGAGAAAGGCTCCAAGGGTATCACCGCGTTCGTTGTTGAAAAGACATTTAAGGGTTTCTCATGCGCGCGCAAACTCGATAAGCTGGGTATGCGTGGCTCAAATACCGGAGAACTCATCTTTGAAGACGTCTTCGTCCCTAAGGAGAATCTCCTCGGCGAAGTAAACCGTGGCGTGAAAGTTTTGATGGAGGGTCTTGATCTCGAACGACTTGTTCTCAGTGCTGGTCCGCTTGG AATCATGCAGGCTGCCCTCGATCTAGCCCTCCCATATACCCACGTTCGGAAGCAGTTCGGAACTCCCATCGCCCATAATCAGTTGATCCAGGGCAAATTGGCAGATATGTACACCAAGCTTGCGGTTTCCCGAGCCTATACCTACGCAACCGCCCGCCAGGTCGATACGTTCGCCTCATTAGGATCGGCAGCGATCCGCACCCAGGACTGCGCGGGAGCAATTCTGTACGCCGCCGAAAGGGCCACAGAATGTGCACTCGATGCAATCCAGCTGATGGGTGGGAGTGGCTACATCAATGAGATACCTGCCGGGAGACTACTTCGGGATGCGAAGTTGTACGAGATTGGGGCTGGGACAAGTGAGATTAGGCGCATGGTTATTGGGCGTGCCTTTAATAAGGAATATGCCCAATGA
- a CDS encoding uncharacterized protein (COG:S;~EggNog:ENOG410PYU0), with product MSDNEEYYDEFDDDDIFWIEEADPTAADDLAAAATYDPNFLDDPSLETAEFYSDWEDLSDDYYDEDPTAVRRLRAMGAWPTQEPIDINALPTKRRKVTNNISTDSTSFQGVAWKHPEDKTNGAEIYAPGDGEKVSLLKNWREVFRNAKPAIARLQGRIPQPKASGTASREQSESDLDVPSLVEDICEDEIISSDAPSAKSYSGSVNAQGTVDLPSKAPAHSHKGGPKNLNDNTVDSTKEEDRTSTTSRFTTDAKTEKKTKESTTPRGGRKRKASVSVDEQPDQSKNTKPKAKRAATSKTSGATNPPPAPASPVRRSARQRK from the exons ATGTCCGACAACGAGGAATATTACGATGAgttcgacgatgatgacatCTTTTGGATCGAGGAGGCAGATCCAACTGCTGCT GACGATCTAGCCGCGGCCGCTACTTATGACCCTAACTTCCTCGACGACCCTTCGCTCGAAACCGCAGAATTTTACAGTGATTGGGAAGATTTATCCGATGATTATTACGATGAAGACCCTACCGCAGTCCGCCGACTACGCGCCATGGGCGCTTGGCCGACGCAAGAACCTATTGATATCAACGCACTACCTACGAAACGCAGGAAAGTTACGAATAACATATCGACGGACTCGACATCCTTTCAGGGTGTCGCATGGAAGCACCCCGAAGATAAAACGAATGGTGCTGAGATATATGCGCCGGGCGACGGGGAAAAGGTCTCCCTGCTGAAAAACTGGAGGGAGGTATTCCGAAATGCGAAACCAGCGATTGCACGCCTGCAGGGCCGGATACCGCAACCAAAAGCATCCGGTACGGCTTCGCGGGAACAAAGCGAGTCTGACCTTGATGTCCCATCGTTGGTGGAAGATATCTGTGAAGACGAAATAATTTCCTCGGATGCTCCCTCCGCTAAGTCTTATTCGGGTTCAGTTAATGCGCAGGGGACTGTGGATTTACCATCTAAAGCACCTGCGCATTCGCATAAAGGGGGGCCTAAGAATCTCAACGATAATACTGTAGATTCGaccaaggaggaggaccGGACATCTACAACTAGTCGATTTACTACCGATGCCAAGActgaaaagaaaaccaaggAGTCTACAACTCCCCGAGGAGGGCGGAAACGTAAGGCCTCGGTTTCAGTGGACGAACAGCCAGACCAGTCTAAGAACACCAAGCCCAAAGCGAAGCGGGCAGCGACGTCAAAGACATCTGGGGCTACAAACCCCCCACCTGCGCCGGCTTCTCCCGTTCGCCGATCAGCGAGGCAAAGAAAATGA
- a CDS encoding acetyl/propionyl/methylcrotonyl-CoA carboxylase subunit alpha (COG:E,I;~EggNog:ENOG410PHUI;~InterPro:IPR000089,IPR011761,IPR016185,IPR011764, IPR005479,IPR005482,IPR005481,IPR011054,IPR011053;~PFAM:PF02786,PF02222,PF00364,PF02785,PF07478, PF00289;~go_function: GO:0005524 - ATP binding [Evidence IEA];~go_function: GO:0046872 - metal ion binding [Evidence IEA]) has product MPLSSLLRTSTRLGPTVARRSRRTASTVASSSSSPPRPLDSILIANRGEIALRVGQTAAQHGIRVTTIYTDPDSRSQHALSSPFAFNLGSVSAYLDGDRIIEIAKAQGCQGIHPGYGFLSENSEFARKCSEAGLVFIGPPWKAIEDMGDKSQSKKIMTSAGVPCVPGYHGENQDPKFLQSEADKIKYPVLIKAIKGGGGKGMRIAHSKEEFQVQLESAKSEAMNSFGDDHVLVEKYITTPRHIEVQVFADKHGNCVALGERDCSIQRRHQKILEESPAPHLPDTTRKDIWAKARSAALAVGYEGAGTVEFIFDNDTGEFFFMEMNTRLQVEHPVTEMVTGQDLVHWQLKVAEGAKLPLTQEEVESNIASRGHAIEARIYAENPAQGFIPDSGTLLHVRTPAISEDIRIDAGFVKGDEVSAHYDPMIAKLIVRGGDREEAIRKLAAALEEYEVAGPVTNIEFLKTICKSPDFISGEVETGYIEKHRDELFAKETIEPEVLAQVALACLHDDASLVTQKTANFEGSAVGFGPGYQEHHLTFTDSASANSKSFEVKVRQTGDNVFNVKIGEHAFEQVISHPNADTRIITSFFPHTRLDTTVIRDGDSVVAFQRGMQYRLAIPRAKWMEKALGMKDVTNSVLAPMPCKVLRVEVQAGDVVEKDQPLVVIESMKMETVIRSPQKGKIAKVVHQKGDQCKSGTPLVEFAGEDEEASK; this is encoded by the exons ATGCCGCTCTCGTCCCTTCTCCGCACCTCCACCCGCCTGGGGCCGACGGTTGCTCGCCGGTCACGGAGAACTGCATCGACAGTTgcttcgagctcttcgagcCCTCCACGACCACTAGACTCAATTTTAATCGCCAATAGAGGAGAGATTGCTTT ACGAGTTGGCCAAACCGCAGCCCAACATGGTATTCGAGTAACTACTATCTACACCGACCCGGATAGTCGATCACAGCACGCACTTAGCTCACCATTCGCATTCAATCTCGGCTCAGTGTCGGCATACCTTGATGGAGACCGTATCATTGAGATTGCAAAGGCCCAGGGGTGCCAGGGAATCCACCCAGGTTATGGCTTT CTTAGCGAGAATTCGGAATTCGCCCGAAAATGCTCGGAAGCTGGGCTAGTCTTCATCGGACCGCCATGGAAGGCCATTGAGGATATGGGAGACAAAAG CCAGTCTAAGAAGATCATGACCTCCGCAGGTGTGCCTTGTGTCCCGGGGTACCACGGTGAAAACCAAGATCCCAAATTCCTCCAATCCGAAGCCGATAAAATCAAATATCCCGTGCTCATCAAGGCGATcaagggtggtggtggaaagGGAATGAGGATAGCCCATTCAAAGGAAGAATTCCAAGTACAACTGGAGTCGGCAAAGTCAGAGGCCATGAACTCTTTTGGGGACGACCATGTCCTGGTTGAGAAATACATCACAACGCCACGACACATCGAAGTTCAAGTCTTCGCTGATAAGCACGGAAACTGCGTGGCGTTAGGAGAGCGAGATTGTAGCATTCAGCGGAGGCATCAAAAGATCTTAGAGGAGTCACCCGCTCCTCATTTGCCTGACACCACAAGGAAAGACATCTGGGCAAAGGCCAGGTCAGCCGCCTTGGCCGTGGGATACGAGGGTGCTGGTACCGTCGAATTCATCTTCGATAATGATACAGGGGAGTTCTTCTTCATGGAGATGAACACTAGGCTCCAGGTTGAGCACCCGGTAACTGAAATGGTCACCGGGCAGGATCTTGTGCATTGGCAATTGAAGGTTGCGGAAGGCGCCAAACTTCCACTAACACAGGAGGAAGTGGAATCAAATATAGCCAGTCGTGGCCATGCTATTGAAGCCAGAATTTACGCCGAGAACCCTGCACAGGGTTTTATTCCAGATTCCGGGACGCTACTCCACGTCCGCACTCCTGCAATCTCAGAGGATATTCGAATTGATGCGGGTTTCGTCAAAGGGGATGAGGTTTCCGCACACTATGATCCCATGATCGCGAAGCTTATTGTTCGAGGAGGCGACCGAGAAGAAGCCATTCGCAAACTCGCCGCAGCCTTAGAAGAGTACGAAGTGGCTGGTCCAGTGACGAATATCGAGTTCTTAAAAACCATATGTAAAAGCCCCGACTTCATTTCCGGGGAAGTCGAGACAGGCTATATCGAGAAACATCGTGACGAGCTTTTCGCCAAGGAAACCATTGAGCCTGAAGTGCTGGCACAGGTGGCTTTGGCTTGTCTGCACGACGACGCCAGCCTCGTAACACAGAAGACAGCCAATTTTGAAGGCTCTGCCGTTGGGTTTGGCccaggatatcaagaacACCACCTGACATTCACAGATTCAGCATCGGCAAACAGCAAAAGCTTCGAAGTCAAAGTCCGCCAAACCGGCGACAACGTGTTTAATGTGAAGATTGGCGAGCATGCATTCGAGCAAGTGATCAGCCACCCCAATGCAGACACTCGCATTATCACATCCTTCTTCCCTCACACCCGCCTTGACACCACCGTAATCCGTGACGGCGACTCAGTCGTCGCATTTCAGCGCGGCATGCAATACCGACTTGCGATCCCGCGCGCAAAATGGATGGAAAAGGCACTTGGCATGAAAGACGTCACAAACAGCGTACTCGCACCAATGCCCTGCAAAGTTCTCCGCGTGGAAGTCCAAGCCGGTGACGTTGTCGAAAAGGATCAACCCTTAGTCGTGATTGAAAGCATGAAAATGGAAACAGTTATCCGCAGCCCGCAGAAAGGGAAAATTGCGAAAGTGGTCCACCAGAAAGGA GACCAATGTAAAAGCGGAACGCCGCTTGTCGAGTTTgcgggtgaggatgaggaggcatCAAAATAG
- a CDS encoding putative D-arabinitol dehydrogenase ArbD (COG:Q;~EggNog:ENOG410PKFE;~InterPro:IPR002347,IPR036291,IPR020904;~PFAM:PF00106,PF13561,PF08659;~go_function: GO:0016491 - oxidoreductase activity [Evidence IEA];~go_process: GO:0055114 - oxidation-reduction process [Evidence IEA]) translates to MFRPAILRQAVKALGQSTRPAAPRFLRPLSATAPRFQKDDSDDPLIKATTRAPEGAAGESEGKYARTDENVVIEYPDDENMPPSPVVQGRGGMHFKRTLAQFSLENRVTLVTGGARGLGLVMAQGIVASGSNLAIVDLNRDEAGESAQKLVDQFQKENPGLEDLPKVTAHYADVSNPDSVNNALSEVLANHGRIDHLVTSAGFTENFDAISYPHDRIQKLWGVNVDGTYLFATGVAKHLMERKAPGSIVMIGSMSGAIVNVPQPQAPYNAAKAAIRHLASSFAVEWAVHDIRVNCISPGYMLTALTRKILDENPELRDKWISLIPTGKMGVPEDLMGAVTFLLSDASKYITGADLRVDGGYTLT, encoded by the exons ATGTTCAGACCCGCGATCCTTCGCCAGGCCGTCAAGGCGCTCGGCCAAAGCACTCGCCCAGCCGCACCACGCTTCCTTCGTCCCCTCTCGGCCACAGCTCCCCGTTTCCAGAAAGATGACAGCGATGATCCTTTGATAAAGGCCACAACAAGAGCTCCTGAGGGTGCAGCCGGGGAGAGCGAGGGCAAATACGCGCGTACTGACGAAAATGTTGTAATCGAATACCCCGATGACGAGAACATGCCTCCCAGTCCAGTAGTCCAGGGCCGTGGAGGTATGCATTTCAAGCGTACCCTTGCTCAGTTCTCTCTAGAGAACCGAGTTACCTTGGTCACTGGTGGTGCTCGTGGCCTAGGATTGGTCATGGCACAGGGAATTGTTGCCTCGGGCTCTAACTTGGCCATTGTTGATTTGAACA GAGACGAAGCTGGAGAGTCGGCGCAAAAGTTGGTGGATCAATTTCAGAAAGAGAACCCTGGATTGGAGGA TTTGCCCAAGGTCACCGCACACTATGCCGATGTCTCAAACCCGGACTCCGTGAACAATGCTCTCTCCGAGGTTCTGGCGAACCACGGCCGGATTGATCACTTGGTTACATCTGCTGGCTTTACAGAGAACTTTGACGCGATCAGCTACCCTCATGACCGCATTCAGAAGCTCTGGGGCGTAAACGTGGATGGCACCTACCTATTTGCTACCGGAGTTGCGAAACATTTGATGGAGCGCAAGGCTCCCGGCAGCATCGTCATGATTGGTAGCATGTCTGGTGCCATTGTCAATGtacctcaaccccaagcACCCTACAACGCGGCCAAGGCAGCCATCCGCCACCTCGCCTCATCCTTTGCTGTTGAATGGGCAGTACATGACATCAGGGTGAACTGCATCAGCCCGGGATACATGCTAACCGCTCT GACTCGGAAGATTCTCGACGAGAACCCCGAACTACGAGATAAATGGATCTCTCTAATCCCCACAGGAAAGATGGGTGTGCCCGAAGATCTTATGGGCGCGGTGACCTTCCTCCTCAGTGACGCATCCAAGTACATCACTGGCGCAGATCTCCGTGTGGACGGTGGCTATACCTTGACCTGA
- a CDS encoding uncharacterized protein (COG:S;~EggNog:ENOG410PTJ1;~InterPro:IPR013860;~PFAM:PF08550), with protein sequence MESVPEGLVSVSDKVSAELGGIDAVDVGDIVQLWKAYNTNPSVHEGNAGYRLQNFFWRIWSSERLSTSLTGSKLARLFLQISEHTTTNTTNSIRMASEESEPHSSSSKSDWKHQHPAGHPSSAVTTTKPPLPPILKKSNSSSQGETQKTTRLLLTGLGGKSVTRKPSNPPTPIPPSRPVAFDEQLQGTTTSNSGARPSQKKTFTVASKAKSSKRRPVLMRRKSSQQSSIPTTRAHSPQFQSPPSDDKALDMSIVQEAEIDEEAVEDSPDEPAAITRVTSTALFSSSTMPAPAPDPSAGPAPEPAADTDIEEDPQLPPALLADLKALLHKNTPLPPLRPRSSPPLVGFFSATACRYYDVRNVSQENYEQPKPVSPLVDRDFRARFAEQKRLADEYYAQYYRQKELEEQQMPPLHDNVNADVIVNTDPTLASDLFISHSTEAETEPRAPTRTGTAETTSPSKSRFGDSHPKSQGASTIATSILASGSGGAHPHLGNQGMFSSGSDTEPLSPPPQTGSASAMAVPVPMQAPGGNPFLQSSALSAPRGPSGLSLLLEQSRSMGQETGIATGDDYLNTEDLENEEP encoded by the exons ATGGAGAGTGTTCCAGAAGGCCTGGTGTCTGTCTCGGACAAAGTGTCGGCTGAGCTTGGTGGTATTGACGCTGTGGATGTCGGAGATATCGTGCAGTTGTGGAAAG CATACAACACCAACCCATCGGTCCACGAAGGAAATGCAGGATACCGGCTGCAGAACTTCTTCTGGAGAATCTGGAGTAGCGAGCGCCTTAGCACCTCCCTCACCGGCTCAAAGCTGGCCCGTCTATTCCTCCAAATCTCAGAACATACTACCactaatactactaattcgATAAGAATGGCGAGCGAG GAATCCGAGCCACACTCATCCAGTTCGAAAAGTGATtggaaacaccaacacccGGCTGGCCACCCCAGCAGTGCGGTGACCACTACAAAGCCTCCACTCCCCCCCATCCTCAAGAAATCAAATAGCTCATCCCAGGGCGAAACGCAAAAAACAACTCGTCTGCTGTTAACAGGATTGGGTGGAAAGAGTGTTACGCGGAAACCCTCAAACCCACCAACGCCCATCCCTCCTTCCCGGCCTGTTGCCTTCGACGAGCAGCTGCAAGGTACGACTACTTCTAATAGTGGTGCCCGCCCAAGTCAGAAGAAGACTTTTACAGTAGCTAGCAAGGCAAAGAGCTCCAAGCGTCGCCCTGTGCTTATGCGGCGCAAATCGTCGCAACAGTCTTCTATCCCAACCACACGCGCTCATTCTCCCCAGTTTCAATCACCTCCTTCCGATGACAAAGCCTTAGATATGTCAATAGTGCAGGAAGCTGAGATAGACGAAGAGGCAGTGGAAGATTCGCCTGATG AGCCAGCAGCTATTACCAGGGTTACCTCAACAGCCTTATTTTCAAGCTCAACAAtgccagcaccagcgccagACCCATCCGCAGGCCCAGCGCCGGAACCAGCTGCAGATACAGACATAGAAGAAGACCCCCAACTTCCACCGGCGTTACTCGCCGACCTTAAAGCCCTCCTCCATAAAAACACCCCTCTCCCACCTCTTCGCCCTCGCTCTTCACCTCCCCTtgtcggcttcttctccgcgaCAGCATGCCGTTACTATGACGTCCGAAACGTCTCTCAAGAAAACTATGAACAACCAAAGCCTGTTTCACCTCTGGTTGACCGGGACTTCCGGGCCCGCTTCGCGGAGCAGAAAAGACTAGCGGATGAATACTACGCCCAGTACTACCGCCAGAAGGAactggaggagcagcagatgcCTCCTTTGCATGATAATGTGAATGCAGACGTCATTGTGAATACTGATCCCACCCTCGCATCAGACTTATTCATTTCACATTCCACCGAGGCAGAAACGGAACCAAGAGCCccaacaagaacaggaacagcagaAACTACCTCTCCCTCGAAGTCGCGGTTCGGCGATTCGCACCCCAAATCCCAGGGCGCATCAACAATAGCAACATCGATTCTTGCGAGTGGAAGCGGGGGCGCGCATCCGCATCTGGGTAACCAGGGTATGTTTTCCTCTGGGTCAGACACAGAACCGCTTTCCCCTCCACCTCAAACTGGGAGCGCAAGTGCAATGGCAGTACCGGTGCCGATGCAGGCGCCAGGGGGGAATCCATTTCTACAGTCGTCGGCTCTTTCTGCCCCTCGTGGCCCGAGTGGATTGAGTCTTTTGCTTGAACAAAGTCGGAGTATGGGTCAGGAAACAGGAATAGCCACGGGGGATGATTATTTGAATACCGAGGACCTCGAGAACGAGGAACCGTAG
- a CDS encoding MARVEL domain-containing protein (COG:S;~EggNog:ENOG410PQUE;~TransMembrane:4 (i74-94o114-137i149-172o198-218i)) has product MWFVLFKIFRFGYSETKKYKAKKQATQQPPQPGPYDGSRDFNNEQYPMDAYPPPLPDQTPPPAAMGKGARAKSLVSTILAIFQFAFGLAVIGLYSQDINSAHGNGDSAPSQWVYAVVTAFVSTVTALLYLILGWWWAKRVKLAFSQRQGLFLPLFVWESVIVILWLVVFGIFGEKYIGVYHVGGKDGGDSKVTRMRRAVWVDLACLVFWIASAAWRGVRWWKGKGGSFRRSEPVDEKEMA; this is encoded by the coding sequence ATGTGGTTCGTCCTCTTCAAGATATTTCGCTTCGGATACTCCGAGACCAAGAAATACAAGGCCAAAAAGCAAGccacccaacaacccccgcaACCAGGCCCCTACGACGGCTCCCGCGACTTCAATAACGAACAATACCCAATGGACGCTTACCCACCCCCTCTCCCCGACCAGACGCCTCCCCCAGCGGCAATGGGCAAGGGAGCCCGTGCAAAATCTCTCGTCTCCACGATCCTCGCAATCTTCCAATTCGCTTTCGGCCTCGCCGTCATCGGCCTCTACAGCCAAGATATCAATTCCGCGCACGGAAATGGCGATTCTGCGCCCTCGCAATGGGTCTATGCCGTTGTCACTGCATTCGTTTCAACTGTTACCGCGCTGctatatcttattctaggatggtggtgggcgAAGCGCGTCAAGCTTGCCTTTTCGCAGCGCCAGGGTCTCTTCCTGCCACTGTTTGTGTGGGAAAGTGTCATTGTCATTCTGTGGTTGGTTGTCTTTGGGATTTTTGGGGAGAAGTATATCGGTGTTTACCATGTTGGAGGGAAAGATGGTGGCGATTCGAAGGTTACGAGAATGCGCAGGGCCGTTTGGGTTGATTTGGCTTgcttggtgttttggattgCTTCGGCTGCTTGGAGGGGTGTTAGGTGGTGGAAAGGGAAGGGTGGTTCGTTTAGGAGGAGTGAGCCggttgatgagaaggagatggcttGA
- a CDS encoding uncharacterized protein (COG:S;~EggNog:ENOG410PK12) — MTATLNGMFNSAPDTPSPVYPDRLIRPLPKRPLRSRLSSDAADTVLYPPAPPATQLFYGACATNGDVVNDSKVYVQQSDGGRDLSPDNRDHHLPYDNGVDLDSGDEDGPVVVRRSAGFRGSSLSPTPAPSSVQHHTLPGIGQEQPIKPSPTGPDGYDAFENTNNKKKRKIPTPGNMGSHHSSLSPEFTTMGLANSGQQVSSSGEGGHVSTFYGTGSPASPVGNGMSGSGRGRLKHQGRRSSVHGHGTWAQNRAAGLRDLPLSSPGPTGERSHGIISAAIANAAASAFSTSPYRVSVQGSMLEQKQTTPTRTQFTFTCESDSSKGMALHAQNSYASQHRSPIAQTPSRYTMRGVSTQGTQTSPTSAAQMMMQQPTTQQQQQPHPTAASAEPPPPERKKKRSPGSTYALAARQRKIQQQYTNLHHPPRLEDIWICEFCEYESIFGRPPEALIRQYEVKDRKERKRLAEKKRLLEKAKLKGRKHKKATKNSTKHAGSQHAPYDQGYDRASVDQSSLGGEGPHHDNFEPGYDDEVANTAPPAAPAGAFKPPLPPESEARKPTATTSDGRGAIEGGMKPP, encoded by the exons ATTCGGCGCCAGATACCCCGTCGCCCGTCTATCCCGATAGACTAATCCGCCCCCTCCCCAAGCGTCCCCTTCGGTCTCGGTTGTCCTCCGATGCCGCCGATACAGTACTTTACCCTCCTGCTCCCCCAGCAACACAACTTTTCTACGGAGCTTGTGCGACCAATGGGGACGTTGTAAATGACTCCAAAGTATACGTACAGCAGAGCGATGGTGGCCGCGACCTAAGTCCTGATAACCGGGATCACCACCTTCCGTATGATAATGGCGTTGACTTAGATAGCGGTGACGAAGATGGGCCAGTTGTTGTTCGACGGAGTGCGGGATTTCGTGGGTCGTCACTGTCACCTACACCTGCACCTTCCAGCGTGCAACACCACACACTCCCCGGTATCGGGCAGGAGCAACCGATCAAGCCATCCCCAACCGGGCCCGACGGGTATGATGCCTTcgaaaacaccaacaacaagaaaaagcGCAAAATCCCAACGCCTGGAAATATGGGGAGTCACCATTCTTCTCTATCGCCCGAGTTCACAACTATGGGATTGGCAAATTCTGGACAACAGGTGTCTTCATCTGGAGAAGGGGGCCATGTGAGTACGTTCTACGGCACGGGTAGCCCTGCATCACCAGTAGGCAATGGGATGTCTGGTTCGGGCAGAGGCCGCCTTAAACATCAAGGAAGACGGTCGTCGGTACATGGACATGGTACTTGGGCACAGAATCGTGCTGCTGGTCTCCGAGATCTGCCACTGTCCTCTCCAGGACCGACAG GGGAGCGCAGCCATGGTATTATCTCGGCCGCTATTGCAAACGCTGCAGCGTCGGCATTCTCAACGTCTCCTTACCGAGTTTCTGTTCAAGGTAGCATGCTTGAACAGAAACAGACCACGCCGACAAGAACCCAGTTTACTTTCACATGCGAGTCTGATTCATCTAAAGGGATGGCATTACACGCACAAAACTCGTACGCTTCTCAGCATAGATCCCCGATCGCCCAGACCCCATCAAGGTATACTATGCGGGGGGTTTCTACACAGGGGACGCAAACCAGTCCAACTTCCGCAGCGCAGATGATGATGCAGCAACCAACTactcaacagcagcaacaaccacacccAACGGCTGCGTCTGCTGAACCGCCACCTCcagagaggaagaagaagcggtcGCCCGGTAGCACATATGCGCTGGCCGCGCGTCAACGCAAGATTCAGCAACAATACACaaacctccaccatccaccTAGACTTGAAGACATTTGGATTTGCGAGTTCTGTGAATATGAAAGTATCTTCGGACGCCCACCTGAGGCCCTCATTCGCCAATACGAGGTCAAAGATCGTAAGGAACGCAAGCGTTtggcagagaagaagaggcttcTGGAAAAGGCGAAGCTGAAAGGACGCAAGCATAAGAAGGCGACTAAAAACTCAACGAAGCACGCGGGGTCTCAACATGCACCTTATGATCAGGGCTATGACCGAGCATCTGTTGATCAATCGTCTTTGGGTGGGGAAGGACCGCACCACGACAATTTCGAACCGGGCTACGATGATGAAGTAGCAAATACTGCACCACCCGCTGCCCCTGCGGGGGCGTTCAAACCCCCGCTCCCCCCAGAAAGCGAGGCCAGAAAACCCACAGCGACCACATCGGACGGCAGAGGTGCAATAGAAGGGGGAATGAAACCACCCTGA